A window of Pullulanibacillus sp. KACC 23026 genomic DNA:
TACGTTGTAAAAAATAAGAGCAAGGACTTTTGGAATCATTTAATTTTACCGTTAATTGGATTTATCGTTATTGGTTATGTGTGGATCAGTTTAAGTCCGCAAGCCAAAATTTTGGGCGTGATTTGGCTCGCCATCGGTATTGTGATCGCCATTGTTCTTGCCGTCCAAAAGAAGGATTCATCGATTGAAATCTAGTAGGCTAGTGAAGTAAGAAGTATAAACTGAGGCTTCTTTCAAGCGGAACCTCTCACTTAAAGGAACAAGTGATCGAATTAAGAGATGTCTTTTAAATTTTTAAAGGGGTTGAGATCTATGACCATTCATCAACATCAGCATCTTCACCATACGATACATGATATGAAGTCCCATATGCATTATGGCTGGGACAGGGATAATCAGCCTATTCTTGAAATTGAGCCCGGTCAATCGGTGGGGTTTGAAATTATAGAGTGTTCCGGAGGGCAGTTGAGTAAAAATGCGAAGGCGGAGGACCTCCTGAATTTTGATTTTGAAAAGCTCAATCCGGTCTCAGGTCCACTGTATGTTAAAGGTGCAGAACCTGGCGATACGTTAGAAATTGACATTCTTGATTTCCGTTCTTTAGAGTGGGGATGGACGGGTGTGATCCCGGGGTTCGGCCTTCTGGCAGACGAGTTTAAAGAGCCGCTTATCAAAACTTATGATTTAACTCATCGCAACAAAACGGAATTTTTGCCCGGTATCGATTTGTTTATTAAGCCATTCCCTGGCACGATTGGTGTTGCACTTCCTGAACATGGCCATTTTAATGTGGTACCGCCTCGAAAAAATGGTGGCAATTTAGATATCCGTCATTTAACACGTGGAACCAAATTGTATCTGCCTGTTTGGGTAGAGGGGGCTTTATTTTCCGTTGGGGATACGCATGCGGCACAGGGAGATGGTGAAGTTTGCGGGACGGCCATTGAAGCTTCGATGGAAATTAATCTTCGTTTCAAGCTACATAAGGGGAAACAGATCCAAGAAGCTCGTTATGAAATTCCTGGACCGCCAACGCCAGAAGCGGATAGTCGAGGTTACTACGTTACAACGGGTCACGGTGAGGATTTATTTAAGGCTTCACAAAATGCCATCCGTTATATGATCGAGTACTTAATGGATACATACGGGTTAACAGCTGGTGAAGCCTACATGCTTTGTAGTGTCGCAGTGGATTTGCGAATCAATGAAATTGTTGACGCACCGAATTGGCTTGTCTCTGCCTTTTTGCCGCGCGCCATCTTTAACTGAATACCCTAAAGGCTATAAACGAACGAACTCTCTCCATAGAGTTCGTTTTAATTTATGCTTTCAGCGTATAAACTTTCACTTTCGCTAGGACTTGGCGACGAGCGAATTCTAATTAGTTAAGAAATTATAAACCACAATGGGCTCCGCGCACACCTTGATTTTGTGTATTGGAGCCCTCATCACACACAAAGGGCCCCGCACACGCCTCATTTTTGTGTATTGGAGCCCTCATCACACACGAAGGGCTCCGCACACGCCTCATTTTTGTGTATTGGAGCCTCCATCACACACAATGGGCTCCACACACGCCCTGATTTTGTGTATTGGAGCCCCCATCACACACA
This region includes:
- a CDS encoding acetamidase/formamidase family protein, which gives rise to MTIHQHQHLHHTIHDMKSHMHYGWDRDNQPILEIEPGQSVGFEIIECSGGQLSKNAKAEDLLNFDFEKLNPVSGPLYVKGAEPGDTLEIDILDFRSLEWGWTGVIPGFGLLADEFKEPLIKTYDLTHRNKTEFLPGIDLFIKPFPGTIGVALPEHGHFNVVPPRKNGGNLDIRHLTRGTKLYLPVWVEGALFSVGDTHAAQGDGEVCGTAIEASMEINLRFKLHKGKQIQEARYEIPGPPTPEADSRGYYVTTGHGEDLFKASQNAIRYMIEYLMDTYGLTAGEAYMLCSVAVDLRINEIVDAPNWLVSAFLPRAIFN